In Pseudobacter ginsenosidimutans, the following are encoded in one genomic region:
- a CDS encoding phage tail protein: MEGVLAYVTPFAGNFVPRGWATCQGQILAISSNTALFALLGTNYGGNGQTTFGLPDLRGRAVVGAGQGPGLSLYDLGQLGGSEATTLLTSEIPLHNHGIQLAFTPKCSSVNGNTGAPANTTYAPLSSGASAFSGVPNAKMKSYNATVVTGPGGNGLPFSNRNPYLTLTYIICINGVFPQRP, encoded by the coding sequence ATGGAAGGAGTATTAGCATACGTTACCCCATTTGCCGGCAACTTTGTACCACGGGGCTGGGCAACCTGCCAGGGTCAGATACTGGCCATTTCCAGCAACACGGCATTGTTTGCCCTGCTGGGCACTAATTATGGCGGCAATGGTCAGACCACTTTCGGATTGCCGGACCTTCGGGGAAGAGCCGTTGTGGGCGCAGGGCAGGGGCCGGGATTATCACTTTACGATCTTGGACAATTGGGAGGAAGTGAAGCCACTACTTTGCTGACCTCGGAGATCCCTCTTCATAACCATGGCATCCAGCTGGCCTTTACACCAAAATGTTCTTCGGTCAATGGTAATACAGGCGCGCCGGCCAATACTACTTATGCCCCGCTGAGCAGTGGCGCAAGTGCTTTCAGCGGCGTTCCCAATGCAAAAATGAAGTCTTACAATGCAACGGTGGTAACCGGACCGGGCGGAAACGGATTGCCTTTCAGTAACCGGAATCCATACCTGACGCTTACCTATATTATTTGTATAAACGGAGTCTTTCCACAAAGACCTTAA